A genomic segment from Leptolyngbya boryana PCC 6306 encodes:
- the cas12k gene encoding type V CRISPR-associated protein Cas12k (Type V-K CRISPR systems have also been known as with the large Cas12k protein, has also been known as type V-U5, and Cas12k as C2c5.) has translation MSTYLEHYPCDQRQLPFFQSFLEDWQAYQANKGTYPAGLLTLSSALLVWREGEGQGAPWNVNHLALYCTFDTRLMSAEGTLEAQQEKVAKTLKKLTHPNPDPRNHSTLDRLQNLPERPSRTPYVGNPEILVGISIGLADPITVAVVNGRTGEILAYRTPRALLGEQYHLLNRHRKEQQHRLQRHKNQQRGVAYQPSESELGQYVDQLLANSTIDLARTYQAGSIVVPNLKNVRDLLASEIQARAEQKCPGSVAAQKQYAKAYRQAIHQWSYNRLIQAICSQATQRGITVEVGSQPLKGNPQELAKDIAIAAYYARAITAK, from the coding sequence ATATCCACATATCTAGAACACTACCCTTGCGATCAAAGGCAACTGCCTTTCTTCCAAAGCTTCTTAGAAGATTGGCAAGCTTATCAAGCAAATAAAGGCACTTATCCGGCAGGCTTACTTACTCTCAGTTCAGCCCTCCTAGTCTGGAGAGAAGGCGAAGGTCAGGGTGCCCCATGGAATGTGAACCATCTTGCTCTCTATTGCACCTTCGATACTCGTTTAATGAGCGCAGAAGGCACACTAGAAGCCCAACAGGAAAAGGTTGCGAAAACCCTCAAAAAGCTGACCCATCCAAACCCAGATCCTCGCAATCATTCAACACTCGATCGCTTGCAGAACTTACCCGAACGTCCTAGCCGGACTCCTTACGTGGGCAATCCCGAAATTCTAGTTGGCATCAGTATTGGGTTGGCTGACCCGATCACAGTAGCAGTTGTCAATGGCAGAACTGGAGAGATTCTCGCCTATCGTACACCTCGTGCATTGCTCGGTGAGCAATACCACTTGCTCAACCGTCACCGTAAAGAGCAGCAGCACCGCTTGCAGCGTCACAAAAATCAACAGCGTGGAGTCGCATACCAACCCTCAGAATCAGAACTGGGTCAGTATGTTGACCAGCTGTTGGCAAATTCCACCATTGACCTCGCTCGAACTTACCAAGCCGGCAGCATTGTAGTGCCTAACCTGAAGAACGTTCGAGATTTACTCGCCAGTGAGATTCAAGCAAGGGCTGAACAGAAGTGCCCAGGATCCGTTGCAGCTCAAAAGCAATACGCTAAAGCGTATCGTCAGGCAATCCATCAATGGAGTTACAACAGACTGATTCAAGCCATCTGTAGTCAAGCGACTCAACGGGGTATCACCGTTGAAGTCGGATCCCAGCCTCTCAAAGGCAATCCTCAAGAATTGGCAAAAGATATCGCGATCGCAGCTTATTACGCTCGTGCGATCACGGCAAAATAG
- a CDS encoding IS5 family transposase: MTGFSKTPSGKSSSEAPKLKAQLNAQHALFKLANLLDWESLEQDFGTTMTTDGGRPPLPVRLMVGLHYLKALYNESDESVVAKWVENPYWQYFCGEETFQHQLPCHPSSLGNWRRRVGVDGLEKLLSQVIKTAMQCEALSPQDVKQVIVDTTVQEKAIAFPTDARLYDKARRTLVRMARKHQVKLRQTYVRVGKQVLLKQSRYAAARQGRRAQKQTRILRTYLGRVIRDLERKLKPMPEAVAVLLKSAKRIYQQQKQDKGKCYSIHAPEVECIAKGKAHKPYEFGCKVVLTTTNASNWIVGIAAQHGNPYDGSTLTPAIEQVERLTDIRPNHATVDQGFRGKDHHPQDVEVLVCDTRKRTGKARRLFKRRSAIEPVIGHSKSDHCLGRNYLKGQLGDSLNALLAGCGFNLRKLFRAVMVLEVEPA; encoded by the coding sequence ATGACCGGATTCTCGAAAACACCATCCGGAAAATCAAGCTCAGAAGCTCCAAAACTGAAAGCCCAACTGAACGCGCAGCATGCGTTGTTCAAACTGGCAAATCTGCTGGACTGGGAGAGTTTGGAGCAAGACTTTGGCACAACGATGACCACCGACGGAGGGCGACCGCCATTGCCTGTACGGTTGATGGTGGGACTGCATTACCTGAAGGCGTTGTACAACGAGAGCGATGAATCAGTCGTGGCAAAATGGGTGGAAAACCCATACTGGCAGTACTTTTGCGGAGAAGAGACCTTTCAGCATCAGTTGCCTTGTCATCCATCGAGTTTAGGGAACTGGCGACGACGAGTCGGAGTCGATGGACTGGAAAAACTGCTGTCACAAGTGATCAAGACCGCCATGCAATGCGAGGCATTGTCACCCCAGGATGTGAAGCAAGTGATTGTCGATACGACCGTGCAAGAGAAAGCCATCGCGTTTCCTACCGATGCGCGGTTGTACGACAAAGCCAGACGAACGCTGGTGCGGATGGCCCGAAAACATCAGGTGAAGTTGCGACAAACTTACGTGCGGGTGGGCAAACAAGTACTGCTCAAACAAAGTCGCTATGCCGCTGCTCGACAAGGACGACGCGCTCAGAAGCAAACCCGCATCTTACGCACCTACTTGGGACGAGTGATTCGAGATTTAGAACGCAAACTGAAGCCGATGCCCGAAGCCGTTGCGGTCTTGCTCAAATCTGCCAAGCGAATCTATCAACAGCAGAAGCAGGACAAAGGCAAGTGCTACAGCATTCACGCTCCAGAAGTCGAGTGCATCGCCAAAGGCAAAGCGCACAAACCCTACGAGTTTGGCTGCAAAGTCGTGCTGACGACCACGAACGCCAGCAATTGGATTGTGGGCATTGCTGCCCAGCATGGCAACCCGTATGATGGCTCCACTCTCACTCCCGCCATTGAGCAAGTCGAGCGACTCACAGACATTCGTCCCAACCATGCCACCGTGGATCAGGGATTTCGGGGCAAAGACCATCACCCGCAGGATGTCGAAGTTCTCGTCTGTGACACCCGCAAACGCACCGGGAAGGCGCGACGATTGTTCAAACGGCGGAGTGCCATTGAGCCTGTGATTGGACATAGCAAAAGCGACCACTGTTTAGGGCGCAACTATCTCAAAGGGCAGCTTGGCGATAGTCTCAATGCTTTACTCGCAGGGTGCGGGTTCAATCTTCGCAAATTGTTTCGCGCTGTGATGGTTCTAGAGGTAGAACCTGCTTAG
- a CDS encoding GTPase domain-containing protein, which yields MSRAEKIEQIIAKRQPLVAIVESNKANLITLSTSLESLQERCSQLLTHRTEVEISKGLRKKLDELRSEIATAIADLDRLMVRFKRPTLNIGVIGRARQGKSRLLRSLTGLSEVEIPDSRGEFCTGARSKILHSDSTESATGQAYFYSEQDFLQEVIHPYYTNLSLGELPATLDALKEIPALPENKQTLSGRALYGHLRKTYVKQLDDYRPLFLKGDIPITAAEIRDYVTQDQTNDQGKPILNYLAVREVVITCRFPQADIGKIALVDLPGIGDINYVDEERLTNTLRQDVDFVLFVRMPGSKGDSLQDFDVQLYEKARESLKELPIQLWSMMVLNWVKGDEKTDNFHLCEKYISRMDEFNIEVSDRVIADCDDSREAQTKVLDPVLDYLAHEIEALDKQYAQSCQAQLDQLQRKVLVELEKASTILVQADLYQIFQENFETFWKRDLPGALEDFIIDKSRKRKDSEAQFKAKVANVIKKCQTETRLPSSVDVKITRDYHESFNTAYNSYLPRLRADLARQFLSLDGQFQDYLETVKSELTDVLVKKAKLKGLSSAKGSQFFQDVLERIRAVPGAEAQFREIQLGFETLSVFNVSYAGIIQRQVRAYLDKLTPDESEVADLKPITSSQIHEQVLEIVKSASPEAVKGLTFDHCLEVIKQAFPEPSPVPSNPSGETIAFTLSHFLKSSDVLVLWQLPVVKMMIEFGLERLKSAIAQSPEVLPSPRVIHSELLEKDPDVDRKLPIEQIEATLKLLRDRTIDGCDAVLQQMLHEPNEVAYVMVREFVDRVLRAESAEREWNRFLHREQIHVWEELRQIETRANQQQEWQKLVDAAKHHASNLKVIA from the coding sequence ATGTCGAGAGCAGAAAAGATTGAGCAGATCATTGCTAAACGGCAACCTCTCGTTGCCATCGTTGAATCTAATAAAGCAAATCTCATCACGCTGAGTACTTCATTGGAGTCACTACAGGAGCGTTGTAGCCAACTGTTGACACATCGCACAGAGGTTGAGATTAGTAAGGGGTTGAGGAAAAAGTTAGATGAGCTACGGAGCGAGATTGCAACTGCGATCGCAGATCTCGATCGATTAATGGTAAGGTTCAAGCGACCGACTTTAAATATTGGAGTAATTGGGCGGGCACGCCAGGGGAAGAGTCGTCTACTGCGGAGTTTAACAGGACTGAGTGAAGTTGAGATTCCGGATAGTCGCGGCGAGTTTTGTACAGGAGCACGCAGCAAAATTCTTCACTCAGACTCGACTGAATCAGCCACCGGACAAGCTTACTTCTACTCAGAACAAGATTTTTTACAGGAAGTCATCCACCCTTACTATACCAATCTATCGCTTGGCGAACTGCCCGCCACGCTTGACGCTCTCAAAGAGATTCCCGCTTTACCCGAGAACAAGCAGACTCTATCCGGTCGTGCGCTCTATGGTCACCTGCGTAAAACTTATGTCAAGCAGCTAGATGACTATCGCCCCCTCTTCTTGAAAGGCGACATCCCAATCACAGCAGCCGAAATTCGCGACTATGTGACCCAGGATCAAACGAATGATCAGGGGAAACCGATTCTCAACTATCTCGCCGTTCGCGAAGTCGTGATTACTTGTCGATTTCCTCAAGCCGATATCGGCAAGATTGCCCTCGTCGATCTGCCTGGAATCGGGGATATCAACTATGTTGACGAAGAGCGCCTGACGAATACTCTCAGACAAGATGTCGATTTTGTGCTGTTTGTCCGAATGCCAGGGAGCAAAGGAGATAGTTTGCAGGATTTTGATGTGCAACTCTATGAGAAAGCCCGCGAATCTCTCAAAGAATTGCCCATCCAACTGTGGTCGATGATGGTGCTGAACTGGGTCAAGGGCGATGAGAAAACAGATAATTTTCACCTCTGTGAAAAGTACATTTCGAGAATGGATGAGTTCAACATCGAGGTCAGCGATCGTGTGATTGCCGATTGCGATGATAGTAGAGAAGCTCAGACCAAAGTTCTCGATCCAGTTTTAGATTACTTAGCTCACGAAATAGAAGCATTAGACAAGCAGTACGCTCAATCCTGTCAAGCTCAACTTGATCAGTTGCAGCGAAAAGTGTTGGTTGAACTAGAAAAAGCAAGCACAATCCTCGTTCAGGCTGATCTTTACCAGATTTTTCAAGAAAACTTTGAAACATTCTGGAAGAGAGACTTACCCGGAGCGCTAGAAGATTTCATTATTGACAAGTCGCGTAAGCGTAAAGACTCTGAAGCTCAGTTCAAAGCAAAAGTAGCGAACGTCATCAAAAAATGTCAGACAGAAACCCGACTGCCTTCTAGTGTAGATGTCAAGATTACTCGTGATTACCACGAATCATTCAATACTGCCTACAATAGCTATCTTCCTAGACTCAGAGCGGATCTAGCTCGTCAATTTCTATCCTTGGATGGTCAGTTTCAAGATTATCTGGAAACCGTCAAGTCTGAACTGACAGATGTCTTAGTCAAGAAAGCAAAGCTCAAAGGGCTTTCTTCAGCGAAAGGCAGTCAGTTTTTTCAAGATGTCTTGGAGCGAATTCGGGCTGTTCCGGGTGCAGAGGCTCAATTTCGTGAGATTCAGCTTGGTTTCGAGACGCTTTCTGTGTTTAATGTTTCCTATGCAGGTATCATTCAGCGGCAAGTTCGAGCGTATCTAGATAAGCTTACTCCTGATGAAAGTGAAGTAGCTGATCTCAAACCGATTACTAGCTCACAAATTCACGAGCAAGTGCTGGAGATTGTTAAATCAGCAAGCCCGGAGGCAGTGAAAGGTCTGACATTCGATCACTGTCTTGAGGTGATCAAGCAAGCTTTTCCTGAACCTTCGCCAGTTCCTTCAAATCCAAGTGGCGAGACGATCGCCTTTACCCTCTCTCATTTTCTCAAGAGCAGTGACGTTCTTGTGCTCTGGCAACTTCCAGTTGTGAAGATGATGATCGAATTTGGCTTGGAGCGACTCAAATCCGCGATCGCTCAGTCTCCTGAAGTTCTCCCCAGTCCTCGTGTGATCCATAGCGAACTACTAGAAAAAGACCCAGATGTCGATAGAAAGCTCCCGATTGAGCAGATTGAAGCAACCTTGAAGCTTCTGCGAGATAGAACGATCGACGGATGCGATGCAGTATTGCAACAAATGCTGCATGAGCCGAATGAAGTGGCTTATGTGATGGTGCGAGAATTTGTCGATCGAGTTCTGCGGGCTGAATCTGCGGAACGGGAGTGGAATCGATTCCTTCATCGTGAGCAGATTCATGTTTGGGAAGAACTGCGTCAAATTGAGACACGAGCGAATCAGCAACAGGAGTGGCAAAAATTAGTCGATGCAGCAAAGCATCATGCTAGTAACCTAAAAGTTATTGCTTAG
- a CDS encoding IS1 family transposase (programmed frameshift), with product MVLEPVQCPDCQSVDVVKHGRSAAGKQRYCCRNLECSRRSFILNFSYRGRLPEVKAQISDMAINGSGIRDTARVLKISPTTVIETPEKKSSQLEQVNISLLEQHQPDNTAVMVVRVEAAEMDEMWSFVESKQHQRWLWHAIDHQTGKVLAYVLATHEDSALKQLQQLLAPFSIQRFYTDSWGAYLRLLDEQHHTVGKANTQRIERKHLTLRTRIKRLARKTICFSKTEKMHDTVIGLFINRHEFGRAV from the exons ATGGTCCTAGAACCTGTTCAATGTCCCGATTGCCAGAGTGTGGATGTCGTTAAGCATGGTCGCAGTGCTGCTGGAAAACAACGGTATTGTTGCCGTAACTTAGAGTGTTCGAGACGATCATTTATCTTGAACTTTAGCTATCGAGGACGACTGCCTGAAGTCAAAGCGCAAATCAGCGACATGGCAATCAACGGCAGTGGTATTCGTGATACCGCCAGAGTGTTGAAGATTAGCCCAACGACTGTGATTGAAACGC CTGAAAAAAAGTCAAGTCAACTTGAACAAGTAAACATAAGTCTGCTCGAACAGCACCAACCGGATAACACTGCAGTCATGGTCGTCAGAGTCGAGGCGGCGGAGATGGACGAGATGTGGAGTTTTGTCGAGTCAAAGCAGCATCAACGATGGTTGTGGCACGCGATTGACCATCAAACTGGAAAAGTCCTTGCCTATGTGCTAGCCACCCATGAAGACTCAGCTCTTAAGCAACTTCAGCAACTGTTAGCTCCTTTTTCGATTCAACGGTTTTACACCGATAGTTGGGGAGCTTACTTGCGATTGCTAGATGAGCAGCACCATACGGTTGGCAAAGCCAACACACAGCGCATTGAGCGGAAACATCTAACTTTGAGAACTCGGATCAAGCGGCTTGCCAGAAAGACGATCTGTTTTTCCAAGACTGAGAAGATGCATGATACTGTGATTGGATTATTCATCAATCGTCATGAGTTCGGGCGAGCAGTATAA